Genomic segment of Parageobacillus genomosp. 1:
CGATTTCCAAGCAGAGCGAGGAATTAACCATTTAACTTGTCTCCTAAAACGGCTATAAAAATGTAACATGAATTCTTAGCTTAGCCTTATTTCGTTCTAAGCGATAGTAGATCTTCAAAAATCACTATCGCTTAGAATTCATTCATTTCATCACATATTTAGACGGAGAGAAAAAGACAAGCGAATGTTTTGAAGAAAACGGTTCAGTTTCATTAGGGGGTGGTAATGAGATGTCCTATCAAGAATTTTTGGCAGAAAGGGATAAAATTGACTATTTGATTCAACAAGGATACTATATCAAAAATGTTAGAGAAAATTTAAGCGGGGCTTTCCTCGAATTCGAATTAAAAATACCAGACCCTTCAGGAAAAAAGGACACGATACAAATATTGCATATTAAAAATGCGGATGCTCGTAAGTATTTTTCATCCCTATTAATCCGTCAAATGAAACAAGCACAGTAGTTTTATCGATAAATAAGAGCAATTGCCCCAAGGTATGAGCATAAATTTATGAATATTAAAAAATACCAGCAAAAACAGGAAGGAAGAATTGCTGTGGAATTTTATTTGAAAGCGAAAGATGGTGCTTTTCCGTGTGAAGTGACAATCGATGAGGACAACGGCCGATACACGATCCGAAAAGCTGATACGAGCGGAGAATTTTTTGATACTCCACAAGAGCTTGTGAAATGGATTATGGATAATTGGCGCAGTGATTATTTCCAAGATGAGGAACAATTTCAACAAATGATAAAAGAAATTCAAGTATATATTCCGGTTAATGAATAATTAAAAAGGGAGTGAGACGAACTTATTAAGATCTAAATCATAAAAAATCGCTAAAAATAAAGGAGGACACATATTATACATGACTAAAATGTGTTCTCCTTTTTTCTATCTTATTAAATTATGAAATTGACTCTCATTGTTAAAAATTAAGATCGGTTGGGGAAAAAGCGGCAACTCAGTCCGTAACATTTAAGGTAGTAGAGGATAAAGATGGCTAAGATTCCGACTAGAATCTCCCACATATGCACATTCAAGATGATCATCTTACGGGCAATGGCAAAAATGATTATATCCATGACGAGTGTCATATCGTGCTTGATGAGCATAAGTGCGACCTCTAATCCAATAATATACAAGAGTGCATGAGCTAAAAAATCCTGAAATTTCTCCATGATTTCCCCTTCCATGATGTAGCTGAATAGGTCATGGACGAGCATTGTTCCTTCTGCAAGTACCGCTACAATAATGATTCCCGCTAGCAGCCATTCGAAAAATTTTACTGTCTGGGTAAATACTTGTTCGAGGGATTTTACATTCATCTCCATTACCTCGCTTTCTTTAATTCCTTAATTTTTATATAGGAATTATAAGAGTATATCAACGAATTCAAAAAGTGAGAAATGAGGATTATAACTCACCTTTGACAGTTAAGGACCATTTTTGGGGTATCTCCCATTCTTACAAACCGCGTCTCTAAAAAAATTAAAAGAGCACTATGCTGAATGTCTCGTCAAACCTGGTAAACGGGGAAGAAAACTCGATCCGAAAAATACCA
This window contains:
- a CDS encoding phosphate-starvation-inducible PsiE family protein is translated as MNVKSLEQVFTQTVKFFEWLLAGIIIVAVLAEGTMLVHDLFSYIMEGEIMEKFQDFLAHALLYIIGLEVALMLIKHDMTLVMDIIIFAIARKMIILNVHMWEILVGILAIFILYYLKCYGLSCRFFPNRS